The Apis mellifera strain DH4 linkage group LG13, Amel_HAv3.1, whole genome shotgun sequence genome includes a region encoding these proteins:
- the LOC410424 gene encoding pyruvate dehydrogenase (acetyl-transferring) kinase, mitochondrial, which translates to MKLTQKCLGNISKMLDFYSQFNPSPLSIKQFIDFGLSACERKSFIFLRKELPVRLANIMKEIHLLPENLLKMPSVGIVNNLYATSFEDIMQFEKVEVNDSTLDKFCQTLVKIRNRHKDIVETMAQGVLELKESHDVDVQTENNIQYFLDRFLMSRISIRMLINQHTLLFGSELNGHSRHVGSIDPSCEISCVVKDAYEKARLLCDQYYMASPELIVQQHNEYDRCSQIRIVYVPSHLFHMLFELFKNSMRAVMEHHSSNGEYPAIEVIVSRGKEDICVKMSDKGGGIPRSQMDHLFKYMYSTAPRPTKTDAHTVPLAGYGYGLPVSRLYARYFHGDLVLQSCDGFGTDAIVYLKALSNEANELLPIFNKTSSKFYRTQVSTTDWSSHCGGGMATRQLRMSHVQGHKLPRGMEVRHC; encoded by the exons ATGAAGCTCACACAAAAGTGTCTTGGGAATATCAGCAAGATGTTGGACTTTTATTCGCAATTCAATCCTTCGCCGCTTTCGATAAAACAGTTCATCGATTTCG GCCTAAGTGCCTGTGAGAGGAAATCCTTTATATTCTTAAGGAAGGAGTTGCCGGTCCGATTGGCCAACATTATGAAAGAGATCCATCTATTGCCggagaatttattgaaaatgccTAGCGTGGgtatagttaataatttatacgccACCTCGTTCGAGGATATCATGCAGTTCGAGAAGGTTGAAGTCAACGATAGCACTCTAGACAA ATTCTGTCAAACATTGGTGAAAATTAGGAACAGGCATAAGGACATCGTGGAAACGATGGCGCAGGGTGTATTAGAATTGAAAGAATCCCACGATGTCGATGTCCAAACGGaaaacaatattcaatatttcttggACAGATTTCTCATGTCCCGAATTTCCATTCGTATGCTGATCAATCAACATA CTCTCTTGTTCGGTAGCGAATTAAACGGACACAGTAGACACGTGGGATCCATAGATCCATCCTGCGAGATAAGCTGCGTTGTGAAAGACGCGTATGAGAAAGCGAGATTACTGTGTGATCAATATTATATGGCTAGTCCGGAATTGATAGTCCAGCAACATAACG AGTACGATCGATGTAGCCAAATTAGAATAGTTTACGTACCGAGCCATTTGTTCCACATGCTGTTCGAACTTTTCAAAAACAGTATGCGAGCGGTTATGGAACACCATAGCTCGAACGGGGAATATCCAGCGATAGAGGTGATCGTGTCGCGTGGAAAGGAAGATATATGCGTTAAG ATGTCCGATAAAGGCGGTGGTATTCCTCGCTCGCAAATGGACCATTTGTTTAAATACATGTACAGCACGGCGCCTAGGCCGACCAAAACCGATGCCCACACAGTCCCACTTGCCGGTTACGGTTACGGTCTTCCAGTATCTCGATTATACGCCAGATATTTCCACGGTGATCTCGTTCTCCAAAGTTGCGATGGTTTCGGTACCGATGCAATCGTATATCTAAAG GCATTGTCGAACGAGGCCAACGAGTTATTGCCAATTTTCAACAAGACTTCCTCCAAATTTTATCGAACTCAAGTATCAACCACCGATTGGAGCAGTCATTGCGGCGGTGGAATGGCTACGAGGCAATTACGTATGAGTCATGTCCAAGGACACAAACTTCCACGTGGAATGGAAGTTAGGCATTGTTAA
- the LOC552707 gene encoding protein CDV3 homolog yields the protein MADLDDFFAKKDRKKAKGKKFTTTEEIAKKLEETGKRLGKKSKDKPVNPEGEETQQTEDEDEWRDFEEEKKDYTGLKIGNLTLNESIDAESDDEKGTGDNSSDGESGEGGLKHSGPWKKPELPPQPEVTEIAPPPPPPVTSGSSYKPPHLRNIQTVAASPRQRAKNVAPDIHSEEYFPTLNSKQQQSNEPSGPWGRRKRDEGTFEEVRNRGGSRSYSVQDAQAQAPKLSLGNKYGALSQDQS from the exons ATGGCTGATTTGGATGATTTCTTCGCAAAAAAAGATCGTAAAAaagcaaaaggaaaaaaatttacaaccaCAGAGGAAATAGCGAAGAAATTGGAAGAGACGGGTAAACGTTTGGGAAAGAAATCAAAAGACAAACCAGTGAATCCGGAAGGCGAGGAAACTCAACAAACCGAG gaTGAAGATGAATGGAGagattttgaagaagaaaagaaagattatacTGGCTTGAAAATTGGAAACCTAACACTTAACGAATCCATAGATGCAGAATCCGATGATGAAAAAGGTACAGGAGACAATAGCTCGGATGGAGAATCAGGCGAGGGTGGCCTAAAACATTCAGGTCCTTGGAAGAAGCCTGAACTTCCTCCACAaccagaagtaacagaaatagctccaccaccaccaccacctgtTACTTCAGGAAGTAGTTATAAGCCACCACACTTAAGAAATATTCAGACAGTAGCTGCTAGTCCTAGACAACGAGCGAAAAATGTTGCACCGGACATACACAGTGAAGAATATTTTCCCACTTTAAATTCCAAACAGCAACAAAGCAATGAACCCAGTGGACCATGGGGCAGGCG gaaaCGAGATGAAGGTACGTTTGAAGAAGTTCGTAATCGGGGAGGCAGTAGGTCATATAGTGTGCAGGATGCGCAAGCTCAAGCACCGAAGCTCTCTTTGGGCAACAAATATGGTGCCCTATCGCAAGATCAAAGCTGA
- the LOC550955 gene encoding putative gamma-glutamylcyclotransferase CG2811 isoform X2, with protein sequence MLFHIAAAAVLTNIAFLEIYTLYDLPKIEDISFLSNKHLTSSAIFKNTQKYSNLAYITDNKNPLQRVFVYGTLKRGEPNHCLIQDTENGYAKFLGLGRTTIPYPLIIATDYNIPFLLKKPGFGHHVFGEVYDVDSKMLKKLDELEEHPAFYKRSEENVLFAPESKVKSMDKFEEVSTLIKVWIYFLPKFKTSLLEKPMYSSYSNEGSHGLKYCENEESTIRPEDLF encoded by the exons ATGTTGTTTCACATTGCAGCCGCGGCAGTGTTAACGAATATCGCGTTTTTAGAAATCTATACGTTATATGATCTACCGAAAATCGAAGATATTTCGTTTCTATCAAACAAG catttaACCAGTAGTGCCATCTTTAAAAATACTCAAAAATACTCAAACTTGGCGTACATTACCGACAACAAG AATCCTCTACAGCGAGTGTTCGTGTATGGAACACTAAAACGAGGAGAACCCAATCACTGTTTGATTCAAGACACTGAAAATGGTTATGCAAAATTCTTGGGACTTGGAAGGACTACTATTCCATATCCGTTAATAATTGCAACTGATTATAATATACCATTTTTGTTGAAGAAACCTGGTTTTGGTCAC CATGTTTTTGGTGAAGTATATGATGTCGattcaaaaatgttaaaaaaattagacgaATTAGAAGAACATCCAGCTTTTTATAAACGATCAgaagaaaatgtattatttgctCCAGAATCTAAAGTCAAGTCGATGGATAAGTTTGAGgag GTCAGTACCTTGATAAAGGTATGGATATATTTTCTACCAAAGTTCAAGACATCCTTATTAGAAAAACCCATGTACAGTTCGTATAGCAACGAAGGAAGCCACGGACTCAAGTATTGCGAAAA CGAGGAGAGTACAATAAGGCCGGAAGACCTGTTCTGA
- the LOC550955 gene encoding putative gamma-glutamylcyclotransferase CG2811 isoform X4, whose amino-acid sequence MLFHIAAAAVLTNIAFLEIYTLYDLPKIEDISFLSNKNPLQRVFVYGTLKRGEPNHCLIQDTENGYAKFLGLGRTTIPYPLIIATDYNIPFLLKKPGFGHHVFGEVYDVDSKMLKKLDELEEHPAFYKRSEENVLFAPESKVKSMDKFEEVSTLIKVWIYFLPKFKTSLLEKPMYSSYSNEGSHGLKYCENEESTIRPEDLF is encoded by the exons ATGTTGTTTCACATTGCAGCCGCGGCAGTGTTAACGAATATCGCGTTTTTAGAAATCTATACGTTATATGATCTACCGAAAATCGAAGATATTTCGTTTCTATCAAACAAG AATCCTCTACAGCGAGTGTTCGTGTATGGAACACTAAAACGAGGAGAACCCAATCACTGTTTGATTCAAGACACTGAAAATGGTTATGCAAAATTCTTGGGACTTGGAAGGACTACTATTCCATATCCGTTAATAATTGCAACTGATTATAATATACCATTTTTGTTGAAGAAACCTGGTTTTGGTCAC CATGTTTTTGGTGAAGTATATGATGTCGattcaaaaatgttaaaaaaattagacgaATTAGAAGAACATCCAGCTTTTTATAAACGATCAgaagaaaatgtattatttgctCCAGAATCTAAAGTCAAGTCGATGGATAAGTTTGAGgag GTCAGTACCTTGATAAAGGTATGGATATATTTTCTACCAAAGTTCAAGACATCCTTATTAGAAAAACCCATGTACAGTTCGTATAGCAACGAAGGAAGCCACGGACTCAAGTATTGCGAAAA CGAGGAGAGTACAATAAGGCCGGAAGACCTGTTCTGA
- the LOC550955 gene encoding putative gamma-glutamylcyclotransferase CG2811 isoform X3, which yields MLFHIAAAAVLTNIAFLEIYTLYDLPKIEDISFLSNKNPLQRVFVYGTLKRGEPNHCLIQDTENGYAKFLGLGRTTIPYPLIIATDYNIPFLLKKPGFGHHVFGEVYDVDSKMLKKLDELEEHPAFYKRSEENVLFAPESKVKSMDKFEEVSTLIKVWIYFLPKFKTSLLEKPMYSSYSNEGSHGLKYCEKYVRDASYNHRSEVQ from the exons ATGTTGTTTCACATTGCAGCCGCGGCAGTGTTAACGAATATCGCGTTTTTAGAAATCTATACGTTATATGATCTACCGAAAATCGAAGATATTTCGTTTCTATCAAACAAG AATCCTCTACAGCGAGTGTTCGTGTATGGAACACTAAAACGAGGAGAACCCAATCACTGTTTGATTCAAGACACTGAAAATGGTTATGCAAAATTCTTGGGACTTGGAAGGACTACTATTCCATATCCGTTAATAATTGCAACTGATTATAATATACCATTTTTGTTGAAGAAACCTGGTTTTGGTCAC CATGTTTTTGGTGAAGTATATGATGTCGattcaaaaatgttaaaaaaattagacgaATTAGAAGAACATCCAGCTTTTTATAAACGATCAgaagaaaatgtattatttgctCCAGAATCTAAAGTCAAGTCGATGGATAAGTTTGAGgag GTCAGTACCTTGATAAAGGTATGGATATATTTTCTACCAAAGTTCAAGACATCCTTATTAGAAAAACCCATGTACAGTTCGTATAGCAACGAAGGAAGCCACGGACTCAAGTATTGCGAAAAGTATGTTCGCGATGCCTCGTACAATCACAGAAGCGAAGTTCAGTGA
- the LOC550955 gene encoding putative gamma-glutamylcyclotransferase CG2811 isoform X1 gives MLFHIAAAAVLTNIAFLEIYTLYDLPKIEDISFLSNKHLTSSAIFKNTQKYSNLAYITDNKNPLQRVFVYGTLKRGEPNHCLIQDTENGYAKFLGLGRTTIPYPLIIATDYNIPFLLKKPGFGHHVFGEVYDVDSKMLKKLDELEEHPAFYKRSEENVLFAPESKVKSMDKFEEVSTLIKVWIYFLPKFKTSLLEKPMYSSYSNEGSHGLKYCEKYVRDASYNHRSEVQ, from the exons ATGTTGTTTCACATTGCAGCCGCGGCAGTGTTAACGAATATCGCGTTTTTAGAAATCTATACGTTATATGATCTACCGAAAATCGAAGATATTTCGTTTCTATCAAACAAG catttaACCAGTAGTGCCATCTTTAAAAATACTCAAAAATACTCAAACTTGGCGTACATTACCGACAACAAG AATCCTCTACAGCGAGTGTTCGTGTATGGAACACTAAAACGAGGAGAACCCAATCACTGTTTGATTCAAGACACTGAAAATGGTTATGCAAAATTCTTGGGACTTGGAAGGACTACTATTCCATATCCGTTAATAATTGCAACTGATTATAATATACCATTTTTGTTGAAGAAACCTGGTTTTGGTCAC CATGTTTTTGGTGAAGTATATGATGTCGattcaaaaatgttaaaaaaattagacgaATTAGAAGAACATCCAGCTTTTTATAAACGATCAgaagaaaatgtattatttgctCCAGAATCTAAAGTCAAGTCGATGGATAAGTTTGAGgag GTCAGTACCTTGATAAAGGTATGGATATATTTTCTACCAAAGTTCAAGACATCCTTATTAGAAAAACCCATGTACAGTTCGTATAGCAACGAAGGAAGCCACGGACTCAAGTATTGCGAAAAGTATGTTCGCGATGCCTCGTACAATCACAGAAGCGAAGTTCAGTGA